A portion of the Pedobacter cryoconitis genome contains these proteins:
- a CDS encoding non-ribosomal peptide synthetase — protein MNDLLRRITDNNILLELVDGELKVFSRDAQVNHELIVKIKENKQELKNFLLKYGPQTSDKQIPQVAPAENYVLSSAQRRLWILSQFSEGNAAYNVPGAYWFEGELNLQVLQRSFEALISRHEILRTVFCAEGDNEVRQYVQNADTAGFVIHEQDLRGTDRAVLRNLIEEDALRVFDLSSGPLMYGCLYRVSERNWVFSYVMHHIISDGWSMGILIKELMGYYDAFLLGDENVFTALNLQYKDYASWQQGQLEGAAFAVHKAYWLEQFSGELPVLSLFGDKARPLVKTYNGRTIRKNLNAELMGRFRGLLQEESATLFMGLLAVVNVLLHRYTGQEDVIIGSPAAGREHTDLEGQIGFYVNTLALRTIFGEAENYKEILGAVKRGTLGAYEHQAYPFDELVESLNLQRDMSRHPLFDVVVVLQQQELQQQSWEKHLSGLQASVYEDSRDVISKFDLQLTFIELSEGVDILMSYNNDIYEEVTVVTMLDHLEQLLETILKDPLVPVGQLDYLNEKEKSVLLEEFNAARIAYPEKQTLVDLFAEQVLEHPEKTAVVFEGKHLSYRELDEQSGRVAQYLKSNYTIRPDDLVGIMLDRSELLIVGILAILKAGGAYVPIDPDYPGTRKEFILKDTGAQVLLTQVDYVFDLEYYSGSIIALDLQMGDMEDVCAPLNPVMIKADHLAYVMYTSGSTGVPKGTMVEHKNVVRLVKSSNYVSFSESDILLSTGSVSFDAVTFEYWGMLLNGGKLVLCSKDNLLDPVKLSALIREEEVNIMWFTSGWLNTLVDQDTGIFAGLNKIITGGDKLSPGHIQRIKNRYPSVEIINGYGPTENTTFSLTHAITVVSDPIPIGKPISNTQVYILSKMGALQPVGVPGEICLGGAGLARGYLNQAALTAEKFVTNPYRLGERMYRTGDLGRWLADGNVEFIGRLDEQVKIRGYRVELGEIENILQGYSAITSAVVLAPLNNLGERELKAYITGEGDVDPLVLKSYLGQLLPSYMLPESYTLLDMIPLTVNGKVDRKALEELAGRELGTGAVYIAPRTETERQLVEIWSEVLGRDPDQIGISSNFFELGGHSLKAIRLTSQVYKVFGVKLELKEVFSVSILEDQALLIEGSHQMGYTGIPVVAPAESYVLSSSQRRLWILSQFSAGNVAYNVPGAYWFEGELDLEILQRSFDALISRHEILRTVFRSDEEAEVRQYIQDAGTGGFVINEQDLRGTELTVLRSLVEKDFTTVFDLTSGPLMYGCLYRVSERSWVLSYVMHHIISDGWSMGILIKELMGYYGSYQSGEVEEITGLNIQYKDYAFWQQEQLKGAAFAAHKGYWLEQFSGELPVLSLLGDKSRPLVKTYNGRTIRKRLNGGQIASFRRLLQEEGATLFMGLLAAVKVLLHRYTGQEDIIIGSPIAGREHADLEGQLGFYVNTLALRTTFSGAENYREILDRVKRVTLGGYEHQVYPFDELVDSLNLQRDMSRHPLFDVLVVLQQPELQQQFWEKHLSGLQASVYEDSRDVISKFDLQFTFIEQDEGVEVQLGYNNDIYEEGTVWGMLGHFEHLLETILKAPSVAVGRLDYLSTSEKLALLEDFNATSVAYPKEQTLVDLFAEQVLEHPEKTAVVFEGRHLSYGELDQESNRLAAYLRSVYQIVPGELIGVRLDRSEWLIISLLGVLKSGGAYVPIDPGYPEERIEFMISDSGCKLVIDADELEKMKKNIYPSVVLAVNKPTDLAYVMYTSGSTGVPKGTMVEHKNVVRLVKSSNYVSFSESDILLSTGSVSFDAVTFEYWGMLLNGGKLVLCSKDNLLDPVKLSALIREEEVNIMWFTSGWLNTLVDQDTGIFAGLNKIITGGDKLSPGHIQRIKNRYPSVEIINGYGPTENTTFSLTHAITVVSDPIPIGKPISNTQVYILSKMGALQPVGVPGEICLGGAGLARGYLNQAALTAEKFVTNPYRLGERMYRTGDLGRWLADGNVEFIGRLDEQVKIRGYRVELGEIENILQGYSAITSAVVLAPLNNLGERELKAYITGEGDVDPLVLKSYLGQLLPSYMLPESYTLLDMIPLTVNGKVDRKALEELAGRELGTGAVYIAPRTETERQLVEIWSEVLGRDPDQIGISSNFFELGGHSLKAIRLTSQVYKVFGVKLELKEVFSVSILEDQALLIEGSHQMGYTGIPVVAPAESYVLSSSQRRLWILSQFSAGNVAYNVPGAYWFEGELDLEILQRSFDALISRHEILRTVFRSDEEAEVRQYIQDAGTGGFVINEQDLRGTELTVLRSLVEKDFTTVFDLTSGPLMYGCLYRVSERSWVLSYVMHHIISDGWSMGILIKELMGYYGSYQSGEVEEITGLNIQYKDYAFWQQEQLKGAAFAAHKGYWLEQFSGELPVLSLLGDKSRPLVKTYNGRTIRKRLNGGQIASFRRFLQEEGATLFMGLLAAVKVLLHRYTGQEDIIIGSPIAGREHADLEGQLGFYVNTLALRTTFSASESYSTLLQNIKKVAINAYTHQDFPFDVLVDELKIQRDVSRHPLFDVWLVLQDGDSMKQQPVDFDGLSVKEYKGSENLTSRLDLSFEFVEVDDILQLGLVYNSDIYLSETAERMMDHLINVLTIISVHPTLPIGELDYLGSEDKHKLLNGFNRSSVVYPEMMDTITALFEQQAISVPDQIALVCDGKQYSFHELNEQSHLLASYLISKHGVLPGDRVSILLERSEWMIISILGILRAGAAYVPIDIEYPKERIEYMLADSKCKITLDQNEIENFLKEGVTLDKELLPVYESNDIAYVIYTSGSTGKPKGVMVSHFALVDYVMGIIQRTNIGSCKSFGLVSTIAADLGNTVLYTSLLTGGRLQLFTAKEIINPDKMYSSKVDCLKIVPSHWKSLQAPSGIVLPNKCLIFGGEQLTDDVLDMLRRNDADCEVYNHYGPSETTIGKLLKHIDLGNIEDHISLGSPFGNNEVYILDPKQQLLPIGVVGEICISGNGLANGYLNNPELTADKFIPNPFRREKLMYKTGDLGKWLADGNVEFIGRIDDQIKIRGFRIELGEIQSTLLGIKEIENAIVLSKETVNNEKTLIAYILCREEITNDMLRIHLAEKLPVYMIPAIFIRLAEFPLLPNGKIDRKQLTNNEKMMIADHHDLTKFRNPVEEKLVTIWSEVLGVEMGQIGVHTNFFELGGHSLTAIRILLKIHEQFNVEVDLINFFNEPNIEAMANEIENILWLRD, from the coding sequence ATGAATGATTTATTAAGGCGTATTACTGATAATAATATTTTGCTTGAATTAGTTGATGGTGAATTAAAAGTGTTTTCTAGGGATGCTCAGGTAAATCATGAGCTTATAGTAAAAATTAAAGAAAATAAACAGGAGCTCAAGAATTTTTTATTAAAATATGGGCCGCAAACTTCAGATAAGCAGATTCCTCAGGTGGCTCCTGCTGAAAATTATGTACTTTCTTCTGCACAGCGTCGTTTATGGATCCTAAGTCAGTTTTCTGAAGGAAACGCGGCTTATAATGTACCTGGGGCATACTGGTTTGAGGGAGAATTGAATTTGCAGGTTTTACAGCGCTCATTTGAAGCTTTAATTTCTCGACATGAGATTCTGCGGACAGTATTCTGTGCGGAGGGAGATAATGAGGTTAGGCAATATGTACAGAACGCAGATACAGCTGGTTTTGTGATTCATGAGCAGGACTTGAGGGGGACAGACCGTGCAGTATTACGTAACTTGATAGAAGAAGATGCACTGAGAGTATTTGACCTGTCCTCAGGACCGCTAATGTATGGCTGTTTATACCGGGTATCTGAAAGGAACTGGGTTTTCAGTTATGTGATGCACCATATCATTAGTGACGGATGGTCAATGGGTATCCTGATTAAGGAGCTCATGGGATATTATGATGCATTTCTTCTTGGAGATGAAAACGTTTTTACGGCACTTAATTTACAATATAAAGATTACGCTTCCTGGCAGCAGGGGCAACTGGAAGGTGCAGCTTTTGCAGTACATAAGGCTTACTGGCTGGAGCAGTTCAGTGGAGAGTTGCCCGTATTGTCGCTTTTTGGCGATAAAGCCAGACCATTGGTGAAAACTTATAATGGCCGAACGATCAGAAAAAATCTGAACGCAGAACTGATGGGAAGGTTCAGAGGATTATTACAAGAGGAAAGCGCGACTCTGTTCATGGGTTTACTTGCGGTGGTGAACGTACTGCTGCACCGTTACACTGGACAGGAAGATGTAATTATTGGTAGTCCTGCAGCAGGCCGAGAGCATACAGATCTGGAAGGACAGATTGGCTTTTATGTGAATACCCTTGCACTGAGAACAATCTTTGGCGAGGCAGAAAATTATAAAGAAATTCTTGGTGCAGTAAAAAGGGGGACTCTTGGTGCATATGAGCATCAGGCTTATCCATTCGATGAACTGGTAGAATCACTGAATCTGCAGCGTGATATGAGCCGACATCCATTGTTTGATGTGGTAGTTGTATTGCAGCAGCAGGAACTTCAGCAGCAATCCTGGGAGAAACATTTGTCGGGGCTTCAAGCGAGTGTTTATGAAGATAGTCGGGATGTGATCAGCAAGTTCGATCTTCAGTTAACTTTTATCGAATTAAGCGAAGGTGTGGATATTCTGATGTCCTATAATAATGATATTTACGAGGAGGTCACAGTGGTAACTATGCTCGATCATCTTGAACAGTTGTTAGAGACGATTTTAAAAGACCCTTTGGTACCGGTTGGTCAGTTGGATTACCTGAATGAAAAAGAAAAGTCAGTGCTGTTGGAGGAATTTAATGCAGCAAGGATAGCTTATCCGGAGAAACAAACCTTGGTAGATCTGTTTGCTGAACAGGTGTTGGAGCATCCGGAAAAGACTGCTGTTGTATTTGAAGGAAAACATTTGAGTTACCGGGAATTGGATGAACAGTCTGGGCGTGTGGCTCAATATCTGAAATCAAATTATACGATACGACCTGATGATCTGGTGGGAATTATGCTGGATAGGTCGGAATTACTGATTGTAGGTATTTTAGCTATATTAAAAGCAGGAGGGGCTTATGTTCCTATCGATCCTGATTATCCGGGGACTCGTAAAGAGTTCATTCTAAAGGATACAGGAGCACAAGTTTTGCTTACCCAGGTGGATTATGTGTTTGACCTTGAGTATTATAGCGGGAGCATAATTGCATTGGATTTACAAATGGGAGATATGGAGGATGTCTGCGCCCCGCTTAATCCTGTTATGATCAAAGCAGATCATTTAGCTTATGTAATGTATACTTCGGGATCAACGGGTGTACCTAAGGGTACAATGGTAGAACACAAGAATGTAGTGCGGCTTGTGAAGTCAAGCAATTACGTTTCTTTTAGTGAATCAGATATTTTATTAAGTACGGGTTCTGTTTCTTTTGATGCAGTTACATTTGAATATTGGGGTATGTTGTTGAACGGCGGAAAACTTGTTTTGTGCAGTAAAGATAATTTGCTTGATCCGGTTAAGTTAAGTGCATTGATCCGCGAAGAGGAAGTTAATATCATGTGGTTTACTTCAGGTTGGCTGAACACACTGGTTGATCAGGATACAGGGATTTTTGCGGGGTTAAATAAGATCATTACCGGTGGAGATAAATTATCTCCTGGTCATATCCAAAGGATAAAAAACAGATATCCATCTGTTGAGATTATCAATGGTTATGGGCCAACAGAGAATACGACGTTTTCTCTGACCCATGCAATTACCGTGGTATCTGACCCTATACCGATTGGTAAACCAATTTCCAATACACAGGTTTATATTCTGAGTAAAATGGGAGCACTTCAGCCTGTTGGTGTTCCTGGGGAGATTTGTTTGGGAGGTGCTGGTCTTGCACGTGGTTATCTGAACCAGGCAGCATTGACGGCAGAGAAGTTTGTAACAAATCCTTACCGCTTGGGAGAGCGGATGTACCGTACTGGAGACCTGGGGCGCTGGCTTGCTGACGGGAATGTAGAATTTATTGGCCGGTTGGACGAGCAGGTTAAGATTCGTGGTTACCGGGTGGAGCTTGGAGAGATCGAGAATATTTTACAGGGATATAGTGCTATCACCTCGGCAGTTGTTCTTGCGCCCTTAAATAATTTAGGGGAGCGTGAACTTAAGGCTTATATCACTGGTGAGGGAGATGTGGATCCGTTGGTACTGAAGAGTTACCTGGGGCAGTTATTGCCCTCGTACATGTTGCCAGAGTCTTATACGCTGCTGGATATGATCCCGCTGACTGTAAATGGTAAGGTCGACCGTAAAGCATTGGAAGAACTAGCTGGTAGGGAGCTTGGTACTGGAGCAGTTTATATTGCTCCGCGTACAGAAACCGAGAGACAGCTGGTAGAGATATGGAGTGAGGTATTGGGACGTGATCCTGATCAGATCGGGATCAGTTCAAACTTTTTTGAACTGGGTGGACATAGTTTGAAAGCGATTCGTTTGACCAGCCAGGTTTATAAAGTATTTGGTGTAAAACTGGAGTTGAAAGAAGTGTTTTCGGTTTCTATACTGGAAGATCAGGCATTGCTGATTGAAGGGAGTCATCAGATGGGTTATACAGGGATTCCTGTTGTTGCTCCAGCAGAAAGTTATGTGCTTTCTTCCTCACAGCGTCGTTTATGGATACTGAGCCAGTTTTCGGCGGGTAATGTGGCTTATAATGTACCTGGGGCATACTGGTTTGAGGGGGAATTGGATTTGGAGATTTTACAGCGTTCATTTGATGCTTTGATTTCCCGTCATGAAATTCTGCGGACTGTCTTTCGTTCAGATGAAGAAGCGGAAGTCAGACAATATATACAGGATGCAGGTACAGGTGGTTTTGTGATCAATGAGCAGGATTTGAGGGGAACAGAGCTTACTGTATTGCGTAGCCTGGTGGAGAAAGATTTTACAACGGTATTTGATTTGACCTCAGGGCCGCTAATGTATGGCTGTTTATACCGGGTATCTGAAAGGAGTTGGGTTTTGAGTTATGTGATGCATCACATCATTAGTGATGGGTGGTCGATGGGTATCCTGATTAAAGAACTGATGGGGTATTATGGATCCTATCAGAGTGGGGAAGTGGAAGAGATTACAGGGCTTAATATACAATATAAAGATTATGCTTTCTGGCAACAGGAGCAGCTGAAAGGAGCCGCATTTGCGGCACACAAGGGCTATTGGCTGGAGCAGTTCAGCGGAGAGTTGCCTGTACTGTCGCTTTTGGGTGACAAATCCAGACCTCTGGTGAAAACGTATAATGGACGGACGATCAGAAAAAGACTGAATGGCGGGCAGATTGCAAGCTTCAGGAGACTCTTACAAGAAGAAGGAGCGACTCTTTTTATGGGTTTACTTGCAGCGGTGAAGGTGCTATTGCACCGTTACACAGGTCAGGAAGATATAATCATTGGCAGTCCCATAGCAGGCCGAGAACATGCAGACCTGGAAGGGCAGCTTGGTTTTTATGTGAATACCCTTGCACTGAGAACGACCTTTAGCGGGGCAGAAAATTATAGAGAAATACTTGACCGGGTAAAAAGGGTTACCCTTGGTGGATATGAGCATCAGGTTTATCCATTTGATGAGCTGGTAGATTCGCTGAACCTGCAACGTGATATGAGCCGTCATCCGTTGTTTGATGTACTTGTGGTATTACAACAGCCAGAACTTCAGCAGCAATTCTGGGAGAAACATTTGTCGGGGCTTCAAGCGAGTGTTTATGAAGATAGCCGGGATGTGATCAGCAAGTTCGATCTTCAGTTTACTTTTATCGAACAGGACGAAGGAGTGGAAGTACAGCTTGGTTATAACAATGATATTTATGAGGAAGGTACCGTTTGGGGTATGCTTGGACATTTTGAACATTTACTGGAGACGATTTTAAAAGCTCCTTCGGTAGCGGTTGGTCGACTGGATTACCTGTCTACGTCAGAGAAGTTAGCGCTGTTGGAGGATTTTAATGCTACAAGTGTTGCTTATCCGAAGGAACAGACCTTGGTAGATCTGTTTGCTGAACAGGTGTTGGAGCATCCGGAAAAGACTGCTGTTGTATTTGAAGGGAGGCATTTGAGTTATGGTGAACTTGACCAGGAGTCAAACCGTTTGGCAGCGTATTTACGTTCTGTTTATCAGATTGTTCCTGGTGAGCTAATCGGGGTTAGGCTGGATCGCAGTGAATGGTTGATTATTAGTTTGTTAGGAGTACTGAAATCTGGAGGTGCGTATGTTCCTATAGATCCTGGGTATCCTGAAGAGCGTATTGAGTTTATGATTTCAGACAGTGGGTGTAAACTGGTTATCGACGCAGATGAACTGGAGAAAATGAAAAAAAACATTTACCCGTCGGTCGTTTTGGCTGTGAATAAACCTACAGATCTTGCTTATGTAATGTATACTTCGGGATCAACGGGTGTACCTAAGGGTACAATGGTAGAACACAAGAATGTAGTGCGGCTTGTGAAGTCAAGCAATTACGTTTCTTTTAGTGAATCAGATATTTTATTAAGTACGGGTTCTGTTTCTTTTGATGCAGTTACATTTGAATATTGGGGTATGTTGTTGAACGGCGGAAAACTTGTTTTGTGCAGTAAAGATAATTTGCTTGATCCGGTTAAGTTAAGTGCATTGATCCGCGAAGAGGAAGTTAATATCATGTGGTTTACTTCAGGTTGGCTGAACACACTGGTTGATCAGGATACAGGGATTTTTGCGGGGTTAAATAAGATCATTACCGGTGGAGATAAATTATCTCCTGGTCATATCCAAAGGATAAAAAACAGATATCCATCTGTTGAGATTATCAATGGTTATGGGCCAACAGAGAATACGACGTTTTCTCTGACCCATGCAATTACCGTGGTATCTGACCCTATACCGATTGGTAAACCAATTTCCAATACACAGGTTTATATTCTGAGTAAAATGGGAGCACTTCAGCCTGTTGGTGTTCCTGGGGAGATTTGTTTGGGAGGTGCTGGTCTTGCACGTGGTTATCTGAACCAGGCAGCATTGACGGCAGAGAAGTTTGTAACAAATCCTTACCGCTTGGGAGAGCGGATGTACCGTACTGGAGACCTGGGGCGCTGGCTTGCTGACGGGAATGTAGAATTTATTGGCCGGTTGGACGAGCAGGTTAAGATTCGTGGTTACCGGGTGGAGCTTGGAGAGATCGAGAATATTTTACAGGGATATAGTGCTATCACCTCGGCAGTTGTTCTTGCGCCCTTAAATAATTTAGGGGAGCGTGAACTTAAGGCTTATATCACTGGTGAGGGAGATGTGGATCCGTTGGTACTGAAGAGTTACCTGGGGCAGTTATTGCCCTCGTACATGTTGCCAGAGTCTTATACGCTGCTGGATATGATCCCGCTGACTGTAAATGGTAAGGTCGACCGTAAAGCATTGGAAGAACTAGCTGGTAGGGAGCTTGGTACTGGAGCAGTTTATATTGCTCCGCGTACAGAAACCGAGAGACAGCTGGTAGAGATATGGAGTGAGGTATTGGGACGTGATCCTGATCAGATCGGGATCAGTTCAAACTTTTTTGAACTGGGTGGACATAGTTTGAAAGCGATTCGTTTGACCAGCCAGGTTTATAAAGTATTTGGTGTAAAACTGGAGTTGAAAGAAGTGTTTTCGGTTTCTATACTGGAAGATCAGGCATTGCTGATTGAAGGGAGTCATCAGATGGGTTATACAGGGATTCCTGTTGTTGCTCCAGCAGAAAGTTATGTGCTTTCTTCCTCACAGCGTCGTTTATGGATACTGAGCCAGTTTTCGGCGGGTAATGTGGCTTATAATGTACCTGGGGCATACTGGTTTGAGGGGGAATTGGATTTGGAGATTTTACAGCGTTCATTTGATGCTTTGATTTCCCGTCATGAAATTCTGCGGACTGTCTTTCGTTCAGATGAAGAAGCGGAAGTCAGACAATATATACAGGATGCAGGTACAGGTGGTTTTGTGATCAATGAGCAGGATTTGAGGGGAACAGAGCTTACTGTATTGCGTAGCCTGGTGGAGAAAGATTTTACAACGGTATTTGATTTGACCTCAGGGCCGCTAATGTATGGCTGTTTATACCGGGTATCTGAAAGGAGTTGGGTTTTGAGTTATGTGATGCATCACATCATTAGTGATGGGTGGTCGATGGGTATCCTGATTAAAGAACTGATGGGGTATTATGGATCCTATCAGAGTGGGGAAGTGGAAGAGATTACAGGGCTTAATATACAATATAAAGATTATGCTTTCTGGCAACAGGAGCAGCTGAAAGGAGCCGCATTTGCGGCACACAAGGGCTATTGGCTGGAGCAGTTCAGCGGAGAGTTGCCTGTACTGTCGCTTTTGGGTGACAAATCCAGACCTCTGGTGAAAACGTATAATGGGCGGACGATCAGAAAAAGACTGAATGGCGGGCAGATTGCAAGCTTCAGGAGATTCTTACAAGAAGAAGGAGCGACTCTTTTTATGGGTTTACTTGCAGCGGTGAAGGTGCTATTGCACCGTTACACAGGTCAGGAAGATATAATCATTGGCAGTCCCATAGCAGGCCGAGAACATGCAGACCTGGAAGGGCAGCTTGGTTTTTATGTGAATACCCTTGCACTGAGGACAACTTTTAGTGCATCAGAAAGCTATAGTACTTTATTACAAAATATAAAAAAAGTAGCGATAAACGCTTATACGCATCAGGATTTTCCATTTGATGTGCTGGTAGATGAATTGAAAATTCAACGAGACGTTAGCAGACATCCTCTTTTTGATGTCTGGTTGGTTTTACAGGATGGTGATTCCATGAAACAACAACCGGTAGATTTTGACGGATTATCTGTAAAAGAGTATAAAGGAAGTGAAAACCTGACAAGCAGACTTGATCTTTCTTTTGAATTTGTTGAAGTGGATGATATACTTCAGTTAGGACTGGTTTATAATAGTGATATCTATCTGTCTGAAACTGCTGAGAGAATGATGGACCATCTTATTAATGTATTGACAATTATTTCGGTACATCCAACGCTTCCCATAGGAGAACTGGACTATCTGGGTTCAGAAGATAAACATAAACTTCTTAACGGATTTAATAGAAGTTCAGTAGTCTATCCAGAAATGATGGATACAATTACAGCGCTATTTGAACAACAAGCGATCAGTGTACCGGATCAAATTGCATTGGTCTGTGATGGAAAGCAATATTCGTTTCATGAATTAAATGAACAAAGTCATCTCTTAGCATCTTATTTAATAAGTAAGCATGGTGTCCTGCCTGGAGATCGGGTGAGTATCTTATTAGAACGCAGTGAATGGATGATTATCTCCATCTTGGGGATTTTGAGAGCTGGTGCTGCTTATGTTCCAATAGATATTGAGTATCCTAAGGAACGGATTGAATATATGCTGGCTGACAGTAAATGTAAAATTACCCTTGATCAAAATGAAATAGAGAATTTTCTAAAGGAGGGAGTAACACTGGATAAAGAACTTTTGCCTGTTTATGAATCAAATGATATAGCTTATGTAATCTATACGTCTGGTTCAACCGGAAAACCAAAAGGGGTTATGGTTAGTCATTTTGCCCTTGTTGACTATGTAATGGGAATCATTCAGCGAACAAATATTGGTAGCTGTAAAAGTTTTGGATTAGTGTCAACAATAGCTGCTGATTTAGGTAATACGGTGCTTTACACTTCACTGTTAACAGGTGGAAGACTTCAGCTGTTTACGGCAAAGGAAATAATTAATCCAGATAAGATGTATTCCTCTAAAGTTGATTGTTTAAAGATCGTTCCTTCACATTGGAAATCTTTACAAGCACCCTCAGGAATTGTTTTACCAAACAAATGCCTGATTTTCGGGGGAGAGCAGCTTACTGATGATGTACTGGATATGTTGAGACGTAATGATGCCGATTGTGAGGTTTATAATCATTATGGACCGTCTGAAACAACCATTGGCAAATTGTTAAAACATATTGACCTAGGGAACATTGAGGATCATATTTCACTGGGCTCACCATTCGGGAATAATGAAGTATACATTTTAGACCCCAAACAACAGCTTTTGCCCATTGGTGTGGTGGGTGAGATTTGTATAAGTGGAAATGGATTAGCAAATGGTTATCTGAATAACCCTGAACTAACAGCGGATAAATTTATACCGAATCCATTTAGAAGGGAGAAATTGATGTATAAAACAGGAGATCTGGGCAAATGGCTTGCAGATGGAAATGTTGAATTTATTGGCAGAATAGATGACCAGATAAAAATCAGAGGTTTTCGAATTGAGTTAGGAGAAATACAGAGTACATTATTGGGGATAAAGGAGATAGAAAATGCGATCGTACTTTCTAAAGAAACAGTTAATAATGAGAAAACGCTGATAGCTTACATTTTATGCCGTGAAGAAATTACAAATGATATGCTACGTATTCATCTGGCAGAAAAGCTCCCTGTGTATATGATACCTGCAATTTTTATACGGCTAGCAGAATTTCCTTTATTGCCGAATGGAAAGATTGACCGTAAACAACTCACTAATAATGAAAAAATGATGATTGCTGATCATCATGACCTTACCAAATTCCGCAATCCGGTCGAAGAAAAACTAGTCACTATTTGGAGTGAGGTTTTAGGTGTCGAAATGGGGCAAATCGGGGTACATACTAATTTCTTTGAGCTGGGTGGTCATAGTTTAACTGCAATAAGAATTTTGCTGAAAATTCATGAACAATTTAATGTTGAGGTCGACTTAATAAACTTTTTTAACGAACCGAATATTGAAGCTATGGCTAATGAAATCGAAAATATTTTGTGGTTGAGAGATTAG